From a region of the Zingiber officinale cultivar Zhangliang chromosome 4B, Zo_v1.1, whole genome shotgun sequence genome:
- the LOC121975678 gene encoding WD40 repeat-containing protein HOS15-like isoform X2 gives MTISTITSTELIFLVFRYLQESGLTHASFVLGYEAGIHNFAIDGNLVPPDALVTLVQKGLRYVKMEANLDNNDVDSEDDFSFLQPLDLITKSVDELQIMVKAKREEKIQKESDRIKDNVHAREQEQFKGETPGGRQKKDGDQEDDKDKMDVDDDQGKVKERVMKMEKRHSQSKVKSKLGKHKVSRGPKQMDNTPSSQSLACEISSSEVTILEGHGSEIFACAWSPAGSLLASGSGDSTARIWKVPDGPSCKDVQILPSNVHILKHFKGRANEKCKDVTTLDWNDGGSLLATGCYDGQARVWSPDGELRSTLAKHEGAIFSLKWNKKGDFLLSGSVDKTTIVWDTNTWECKQQFKFHSAPIFDIDWKNNCTFASCSADNMIYVCKVGETCPLKAFSGHKAEVNAAKWDPTQTLLASCSDDGTAKIWSLKEDKYLHDFRDHSKEIYTIRWRPIGPCTNTSNQVLATASYDSTIKLWDIEHGHLLCSLNGHKDAVYSIAFSPNGEYLASGALDRSLHIWSIKEGRLVKTYQGPGGIFEVCWNREGDKVAACFSDKMLFLNNIITVMDFRM, from the exons GTTTGACTCATGCATCATTTGTTTTGGGATATGAAGCTGGCATTCACAATTTTGCCATTGATGGAAATCTAGTTCCACCAGATGCTCTTGTCACCCTAGTACAAAAAGGTCTGCGGTATGTTAAAATGGAAGCTAACTTAGATAAT AATGATGTAGATTCTGAAGATGACTTTTCCTTTTTGCAACCTTTGGATCTCATCACAAAGAGTGTAGATGAACTACAAATAATGGTAAAAGCTAAGCGAGAAGAAAAGATTCAGAAGGAATCTGATAGAATTAAAGATAATGTGCATGCTCGAGAACAAGAACAATTTAAAGGTGAGACACCAGGAGGAAGGCAAAAGAAAGATGGAGATCAAGAAGACGATAAAGATAAGATGGATGTGGATGATGACCAAGGGAAGGTTAAGGAAAGGGTGATGAAAATGGAAAAGCGACATTCCCAATCCAAAGTAAAGAGTAAACTTGGAAAGCATAAAGTTTCTAGGG GGCCAAAACAAATGGACAACACACCTAGTTCTCAATCTTTAGCTTGTGAGATCTCGTCTTCTGAAGTGACCATCTTGGAAGGACATGGTTCTGAG ATATTTGCTTGTGCATGGAGCCCAGCTGGCTCACTTCTTGCCTCCGG GTCTGGTGATTCAACTGCAAGGATTTGGAAAGTTCCAGATGGTCCATCCTGCAAAGATGTGCAAATTTTACCTTCAAATGTTCATATCCTTAAACATTTCAAGGGTAGAGCAAATGAGAAGTGCAAAGATGTCACTACCCTAGACTGGAAT GATGGTGGTTCTTTACTTGCTACTGGTTGCTACGATGGACAAGCAAGAGTATGGAGCCCAGATG GAGAACTGAGAAGCACATTAGCGAAACATGAAGGAGCCATTTTCTCACTAAAATGGAACAAGAAGGGTGATTTCCTCCTAAGTGGCAGTGTTGACAAAACTACTATTGTGTGGGATACAAACACTTGGGAATGCAAACAACAATTTAAATTTCATTCAG CGCCAATATTTGACATTGATTGGAAAAACAATTGTACTTTTGCCTCATGCTCTGCCGACAACATGATCTATGTTTGCAAGGTTGGTGAGACTTGCCCGTTGAAGGCTTTTTCTGGGCACAAG GCCGAAGTTAATGCTGCTAAATGGGATCCAACTCAGACCCTATTGGCTTCATGCTCTGATGATGGGACTGCAAAG ATATGGAGTCTGAAGGAGGATAAATATTTGCATGATTTCAGAGATCATAGCAAG GAAATATACACAATTAGATGGAGGCCAATTGGTCCGTGCACAAATACTTCAAATCAAGTTCTCGCTAC TGCGTCTTATGACTCTACGATTAAATTGTGGGACATCGAGCATGGACACCTTCTTTGCAGCTTGAATGGTCACAA GGACGCTGTATATTCTATAGCATTTAGTCCAAATGGTGAATACTTGGCGAGCGGAGCGTTGGATCGGTCGCTGCACATATGGTCCATAAAAGAAGGGAGGTTAGTGAAGACTTACCAGGGGCCAGGCGGCATCTTTGAGGTATGCTGGAACAGGGAAGGTGACAAGGTAGCGGCGTGTTTCTCCGACAAGATGCTTTTCCTCAACAATATCATCACTGTCATGGACTTCCGGATGTAG
- the LOC121975678 gene encoding WD40 repeat-containing protein HOS15-like isoform X1 → MTISTITSTELIFLVFRYLQESGRRLLSSISVVLLSRSSRIGYTIFSIRRLGLTHASFVLGYEAGIHNFAIDGNLVPPDALVTLVQKGLRYVKMEANLDNNDVDSEDDFSFLQPLDLITKSVDELQIMVKAKREEKIQKESDRIKDNVHAREQEQFKGETPGGRQKKDGDQEDDKDKMDVDDDQGKVKERVMKMEKRHSQSKVKSKLGKHKVSRGPKQMDNTPSSQSLACEISSSEVTILEGHGSEIFACAWSPAGSLLASGSGDSTARIWKVPDGPSCKDVQILPSNVHILKHFKGRANEKCKDVTTLDWNDGGSLLATGCYDGQARVWSPDGELRSTLAKHEGAIFSLKWNKKGDFLLSGSVDKTTIVWDTNTWECKQQFKFHSAPIFDIDWKNNCTFASCSADNMIYVCKVGETCPLKAFSGHKAEVNAAKWDPTQTLLASCSDDGTAKIWSLKEDKYLHDFRDHSKEIYTIRWRPIGPCTNTSNQVLATASYDSTIKLWDIEHGHLLCSLNGHKDAVYSIAFSPNGEYLASGALDRSLHIWSIKEGRLVKTYQGPGGIFEVCWNREGDKVAACFSDKMLFLNNIITVMDFRM, encoded by the exons GTTTGACTCATGCATCATTTGTTTTGGGATATGAAGCTGGCATTCACAATTTTGCCATTGATGGAAATCTAGTTCCACCAGATGCTCTTGTCACCCTAGTACAAAAAGGTCTGCGGTATGTTAAAATGGAAGCTAACTTAGATAAT AATGATGTAGATTCTGAAGATGACTTTTCCTTTTTGCAACCTTTGGATCTCATCACAAAGAGTGTAGATGAACTACAAATAATGGTAAAAGCTAAGCGAGAAGAAAAGATTCAGAAGGAATCTGATAGAATTAAAGATAATGTGCATGCTCGAGAACAAGAACAATTTAAAGGTGAGACACCAGGAGGAAGGCAAAAGAAAGATGGAGATCAAGAAGACGATAAAGATAAGATGGATGTGGATGATGACCAAGGGAAGGTTAAGGAAAGGGTGATGAAAATGGAAAAGCGACATTCCCAATCCAAAGTAAAGAGTAAACTTGGAAAGCATAAAGTTTCTAGGG GGCCAAAACAAATGGACAACACACCTAGTTCTCAATCTTTAGCTTGTGAGATCTCGTCTTCTGAAGTGACCATCTTGGAAGGACATGGTTCTGAG ATATTTGCTTGTGCATGGAGCCCAGCTGGCTCACTTCTTGCCTCCGG GTCTGGTGATTCAACTGCAAGGATTTGGAAAGTTCCAGATGGTCCATCCTGCAAAGATGTGCAAATTTTACCTTCAAATGTTCATATCCTTAAACATTTCAAGGGTAGAGCAAATGAGAAGTGCAAAGATGTCACTACCCTAGACTGGAAT GATGGTGGTTCTTTACTTGCTACTGGTTGCTACGATGGACAAGCAAGAGTATGGAGCCCAGATG GAGAACTGAGAAGCACATTAGCGAAACATGAAGGAGCCATTTTCTCACTAAAATGGAACAAGAAGGGTGATTTCCTCCTAAGTGGCAGTGTTGACAAAACTACTATTGTGTGGGATACAAACACTTGGGAATGCAAACAACAATTTAAATTTCATTCAG CGCCAATATTTGACATTGATTGGAAAAACAATTGTACTTTTGCCTCATGCTCTGCCGACAACATGATCTATGTTTGCAAGGTTGGTGAGACTTGCCCGTTGAAGGCTTTTTCTGGGCACAAG GCCGAAGTTAATGCTGCTAAATGGGATCCAACTCAGACCCTATTGGCTTCATGCTCTGATGATGGGACTGCAAAG ATATGGAGTCTGAAGGAGGATAAATATTTGCATGATTTCAGAGATCATAGCAAG GAAATATACACAATTAGATGGAGGCCAATTGGTCCGTGCACAAATACTTCAAATCAAGTTCTCGCTAC TGCGTCTTATGACTCTACGATTAAATTGTGGGACATCGAGCATGGACACCTTCTTTGCAGCTTGAATGGTCACAA GGACGCTGTATATTCTATAGCATTTAGTCCAAATGGTGAATACTTGGCGAGCGGAGCGTTGGATCGGTCGCTGCACATATGGTCCATAAAAGAAGGGAGGTTAGTGAAGACTTACCAGGGGCCAGGCGGCATCTTTGAGGTATGCTGGAACAGGGAAGGTGACAAGGTAGCGGCGTGTTTCTCCGACAAGATGCTTTTCCTCAACAATATCATCACTGTCATGGACTTCCGGATGTAG
- the LOC121975678 gene encoding WD40 repeat-containing protein HOS15-like isoform X4 translates to MVKAKREEKIQKESDRIKDNVHAREQEQFKGETPGGRQKKDGDQEDDKDKMDVDDDQGKVKERVMKMEKRHSQSKVKSKLGKHKVSRGPKQMDNTPSSQSLACEISSSEVTILEGHGSEIFACAWSPAGSLLASGSGDSTARIWKVPDGPSCKDVQILPSNVHILKHFKGRANEKCKDVTTLDWNDGGSLLATGCYDGQARVWSPDGELRSTLAKHEGAIFSLKWNKKGDFLLSGSVDKTTIVWDTNTWECKQQFKFHSAPIFDIDWKNNCTFASCSADNMIYVCKVGETCPLKAFSGHKAEVNAAKWDPTQTLLASCSDDGTAKIWSLKEDKYLHDFRDHSKEIYTIRWRPIGPCTNTSNQVLATASYDSTIKLWDIEHGHLLCSLNGHKDAVYSIAFSPNGEYLASGALDRSLHIWSIKEGRLVKTYQGPGGIFEVCWNREGDKVAACFSDKMLFLNNIITVMDFRM, encoded by the exons ATGGTAAAAGCTAAGCGAGAAGAAAAGATTCAGAAGGAATCTGATAGAATTAAAGATAATGTGCATGCTCGAGAACAAGAACAATTTAAAGGTGAGACACCAGGAGGAAGGCAAAAGAAAGATGGAGATCAAGAAGACGATAAAGATAAGATGGATGTGGATGATGACCAAGGGAAGGTTAAGGAAAGGGTGATGAAAATGGAAAAGCGACATTCCCAATCCAAAGTAAAGAGTAAACTTGGAAAGCATAAAGTTTCTAGGG GGCCAAAACAAATGGACAACACACCTAGTTCTCAATCTTTAGCTTGTGAGATCTCGTCTTCTGAAGTGACCATCTTGGAAGGACATGGTTCTGAG ATATTTGCTTGTGCATGGAGCCCAGCTGGCTCACTTCTTGCCTCCGG GTCTGGTGATTCAACTGCAAGGATTTGGAAAGTTCCAGATGGTCCATCCTGCAAAGATGTGCAAATTTTACCTTCAAATGTTCATATCCTTAAACATTTCAAGGGTAGAGCAAATGAGAAGTGCAAAGATGTCACTACCCTAGACTGGAAT GATGGTGGTTCTTTACTTGCTACTGGTTGCTACGATGGACAAGCAAGAGTATGGAGCCCAGATG GAGAACTGAGAAGCACATTAGCGAAACATGAAGGAGCCATTTTCTCACTAAAATGGAACAAGAAGGGTGATTTCCTCCTAAGTGGCAGTGTTGACAAAACTACTATTGTGTGGGATACAAACACTTGGGAATGCAAACAACAATTTAAATTTCATTCAG CGCCAATATTTGACATTGATTGGAAAAACAATTGTACTTTTGCCTCATGCTCTGCCGACAACATGATCTATGTTTGCAAGGTTGGTGAGACTTGCCCGTTGAAGGCTTTTTCTGGGCACAAG GCCGAAGTTAATGCTGCTAAATGGGATCCAACTCAGACCCTATTGGCTTCATGCTCTGATGATGGGACTGCAAAG ATATGGAGTCTGAAGGAGGATAAATATTTGCATGATTTCAGAGATCATAGCAAG GAAATATACACAATTAGATGGAGGCCAATTGGTCCGTGCACAAATACTTCAAATCAAGTTCTCGCTAC TGCGTCTTATGACTCTACGATTAAATTGTGGGACATCGAGCATGGACACCTTCTTTGCAGCTTGAATGGTCACAA GGACGCTGTATATTCTATAGCATTTAGTCCAAATGGTGAATACTTGGCGAGCGGAGCGTTGGATCGGTCGCTGCACATATGGTCCATAAAAGAAGGGAGGTTAGTGAAGACTTACCAGGGGCCAGGCGGCATCTTTGAGGTATGCTGGAACAGGGAAGGTGACAAGGTAGCGGCGTGTTTCTCCGACAAGATGCTTTTCCTCAACAATATCATCACTGTCATGGACTTCCGGATGTAG
- the LOC121975678 gene encoding WD40 repeat-containing protein HOS15-like isoform X6 → MTISTITSTELIFLVFRYLQESGLTHASFVLGYEAGIHNFAIDGNLVPPDALVTLVQKGPKQMDNTPSSQSLACEISSSEVTILEGHGSEIFACAWSPAGSLLASGSGDSTARIWKVPDGPSCKDVQILPSNVHILKHFKGRANEKCKDVTTLDWNDGGSLLATGCYDGQARVWSPDGELRSTLAKHEGAIFSLKWNKKGDFLLSGSVDKTTIVWDTNTWECKQQFKFHSAPIFDIDWKNNCTFASCSADNMIYVCKVGETCPLKAFSGHKAEVNAAKWDPTQTLLASCSDDGTAKIWSLKEDKYLHDFRDHSKEIYTIRWRPIGPCTNTSNQVLATASYDSTIKLWDIEHGHLLCSLNGHKDAVYSIAFSPNGEYLASGALDRSLHIWSIKEGRLVKTYQGPGGIFEVCWNREGDKVAACFSDKMLFLNNIITVMDFRM, encoded by the exons GTTTGACTCATGCATCATTTGTTTTGGGATATGAAGCTGGCATTCACAATTTTGCCATTGATGGAAATCTAGTTCCACCAGATGCTCTTGTCACCCTAGTACAAAAAG GGCCAAAACAAATGGACAACACACCTAGTTCTCAATCTTTAGCTTGTGAGATCTCGTCTTCTGAAGTGACCATCTTGGAAGGACATGGTTCTGAG ATATTTGCTTGTGCATGGAGCCCAGCTGGCTCACTTCTTGCCTCCGG GTCTGGTGATTCAACTGCAAGGATTTGGAAAGTTCCAGATGGTCCATCCTGCAAAGATGTGCAAATTTTACCTTCAAATGTTCATATCCTTAAACATTTCAAGGGTAGAGCAAATGAGAAGTGCAAAGATGTCACTACCCTAGACTGGAAT GATGGTGGTTCTTTACTTGCTACTGGTTGCTACGATGGACAAGCAAGAGTATGGAGCCCAGATG GAGAACTGAGAAGCACATTAGCGAAACATGAAGGAGCCATTTTCTCACTAAAATGGAACAAGAAGGGTGATTTCCTCCTAAGTGGCAGTGTTGACAAAACTACTATTGTGTGGGATACAAACACTTGGGAATGCAAACAACAATTTAAATTTCATTCAG CGCCAATATTTGACATTGATTGGAAAAACAATTGTACTTTTGCCTCATGCTCTGCCGACAACATGATCTATGTTTGCAAGGTTGGTGAGACTTGCCCGTTGAAGGCTTTTTCTGGGCACAAG GCCGAAGTTAATGCTGCTAAATGGGATCCAACTCAGACCCTATTGGCTTCATGCTCTGATGATGGGACTGCAAAG ATATGGAGTCTGAAGGAGGATAAATATTTGCATGATTTCAGAGATCATAGCAAG GAAATATACACAATTAGATGGAGGCCAATTGGTCCGTGCACAAATACTTCAAATCAAGTTCTCGCTAC TGCGTCTTATGACTCTACGATTAAATTGTGGGACATCGAGCATGGACACCTTCTTTGCAGCTTGAATGGTCACAA GGACGCTGTATATTCTATAGCATTTAGTCCAAATGGTGAATACTTGGCGAGCGGAGCGTTGGATCGGTCGCTGCACATATGGTCCATAAAAGAAGGGAGGTTAGTGAAGACTTACCAGGGGCCAGGCGGCATCTTTGAGGTATGCTGGAACAGGGAAGGTGACAAGGTAGCGGCGTGTTTCTCCGACAAGATGCTTTTCCTCAACAATATCATCACTGTCATGGACTTCCGGATGTAG
- the LOC121975678 gene encoding WD40 repeat-containing protein HOS15-like isoform X3 — MRDGATRRDNNGVEDVFLLGLTHASFVLGYEAGIHNFAIDGNLVPPDALVTLVQKGLRYVKMEANLDNNDVDSEDDFSFLQPLDLITKSVDELQIMVKAKREEKIQKESDRIKDNVHAREQEQFKGETPGGRQKKDGDQEDDKDKMDVDDDQGKVKERVMKMEKRHSQSKVKSKLGKHKVSRGPKQMDNTPSSQSLACEISSSEVTILEGHGSEIFACAWSPAGSLLASGSGDSTARIWKVPDGPSCKDVQILPSNVHILKHFKGRANEKCKDVTTLDWNDGGSLLATGCYDGQARVWSPDGELRSTLAKHEGAIFSLKWNKKGDFLLSGSVDKTTIVWDTNTWECKQQFKFHSAPIFDIDWKNNCTFASCSADNMIYVCKVGETCPLKAFSGHKAEVNAAKWDPTQTLLASCSDDGTAKIWSLKEDKYLHDFRDHSKEIYTIRWRPIGPCTNTSNQVLATASYDSTIKLWDIEHGHLLCSLNGHKDAVYSIAFSPNGEYLASGALDRSLHIWSIKEGRLVKTYQGPGGIFEVCWNREGDKVAACFSDKMLFLNNIITVMDFRM, encoded by the exons GTTTGACTCATGCATCATTTGTTTTGGGATATGAAGCTGGCATTCACAATTTTGCCATTGATGGAAATCTAGTTCCACCAGATGCTCTTGTCACCCTAGTACAAAAAGGTCTGCGGTATGTTAAAATGGAAGCTAACTTAGATAAT AATGATGTAGATTCTGAAGATGACTTTTCCTTTTTGCAACCTTTGGATCTCATCACAAAGAGTGTAGATGAACTACAAATAATGGTAAAAGCTAAGCGAGAAGAAAAGATTCAGAAGGAATCTGATAGAATTAAAGATAATGTGCATGCTCGAGAACAAGAACAATTTAAAGGTGAGACACCAGGAGGAAGGCAAAAGAAAGATGGAGATCAAGAAGACGATAAAGATAAGATGGATGTGGATGATGACCAAGGGAAGGTTAAGGAAAGGGTGATGAAAATGGAAAAGCGACATTCCCAATCCAAAGTAAAGAGTAAACTTGGAAAGCATAAAGTTTCTAGGG GGCCAAAACAAATGGACAACACACCTAGTTCTCAATCTTTAGCTTGTGAGATCTCGTCTTCTGAAGTGACCATCTTGGAAGGACATGGTTCTGAG ATATTTGCTTGTGCATGGAGCCCAGCTGGCTCACTTCTTGCCTCCGG GTCTGGTGATTCAACTGCAAGGATTTGGAAAGTTCCAGATGGTCCATCCTGCAAAGATGTGCAAATTTTACCTTCAAATGTTCATATCCTTAAACATTTCAAGGGTAGAGCAAATGAGAAGTGCAAAGATGTCACTACCCTAGACTGGAAT GATGGTGGTTCTTTACTTGCTACTGGTTGCTACGATGGACAAGCAAGAGTATGGAGCCCAGATG GAGAACTGAGAAGCACATTAGCGAAACATGAAGGAGCCATTTTCTCACTAAAATGGAACAAGAAGGGTGATTTCCTCCTAAGTGGCAGTGTTGACAAAACTACTATTGTGTGGGATACAAACACTTGGGAATGCAAACAACAATTTAAATTTCATTCAG CGCCAATATTTGACATTGATTGGAAAAACAATTGTACTTTTGCCTCATGCTCTGCCGACAACATGATCTATGTTTGCAAGGTTGGTGAGACTTGCCCGTTGAAGGCTTTTTCTGGGCACAAG GCCGAAGTTAATGCTGCTAAATGGGATCCAACTCAGACCCTATTGGCTTCATGCTCTGATGATGGGACTGCAAAG ATATGGAGTCTGAAGGAGGATAAATATTTGCATGATTTCAGAGATCATAGCAAG GAAATATACACAATTAGATGGAGGCCAATTGGTCCGTGCACAAATACTTCAAATCAAGTTCTCGCTAC TGCGTCTTATGACTCTACGATTAAATTGTGGGACATCGAGCATGGACACCTTCTTTGCAGCTTGAATGGTCACAA GGACGCTGTATATTCTATAGCATTTAGTCCAAATGGTGAATACTTGGCGAGCGGAGCGTTGGATCGGTCGCTGCACATATGGTCCATAAAAGAAGGGAGGTTAGTGAAGACTTACCAGGGGCCAGGCGGCATCTTTGAGGTATGCTGGAACAGGGAAGGTGACAAGGTAGCGGCGTGTTTCTCCGACAAGATGCTTTTCCTCAACAATATCATCACTGTCATGGACTTCCGGATGTAG